The following coding sequences are from one Rhodobiaceae bacterium window:
- the mcp3 gene encoding methyl-accepting chemotaxis protein 3 → MLGGIFNANIGKRIFIAAVVPIVGIALFAAYIISGEVQRYASLNHLHTLASISPKISSVVNELQGERGTSATYISSGGNGVWTTRLDQQFASTDAVLTDILPYLQEFPAADYGVQVEERLTLALAELERLEGFRDRTRSARTTIEATAEYYTQTIRQLLDIVSVVASLADDAEIKGQSIAYMSLLEIKERAGLERAMGAKGYGAKAFDSLTHTEFVTLIGQQDSYMEVFRAYASPEAVAFYDETLVGTQVDDVEYWRDIAVEAGYDMLYDEVTDIQWYDGISMKIDLITQVEDFASKEMIATADGALSSAWMALLITLASSIGSLAVAGAACYIVGRSITKPLANLQDVMGEVADGAFDVQISGADRRDEIGDMARAVEVFRDQGAAAERLKEEQELAEKRAADEKRESLNKMADDLESSIGQMIDGLTASSTELETTARSMSELAGTTNEEAISVSNASTGATQNVETVASAATQLSNAIGEVTEQISLSAALTQESREASEQTDVQMKNLSEAANRIGSVMELIQEIAEQTNLLALNATIEAARAGEAGKGFAVVASEVKDLANQTAKATGEISDHVNRVQEETKTAAEAMTGIANKIGEINQVTSAVSAAVEEQSSATQEISRSAEETAEMNRNVSSSVDTVRTAAEQTGTAADQVLSSAEELSKTAEGLRKQVGDFVSSIRAA, encoded by the coding sequence ATGTTGGGCGGAATTTTCAATGCCAATATCGGCAAACGGATTTTTATTGCAGCAGTGGTGCCTATTGTCGGCATCGCCTTGTTTGCTGCCTATATCATCAGTGGCGAAGTCCAGCGTTATGCGTCGCTGAACCATCTCCATACATTGGCGTCCATCTCTCCCAAAATCAGTTCGGTTGTAAATGAACTGCAGGGAGAACGCGGAACCTCAGCGACATACATCTCTTCTGGCGGAAATGGCGTATGGACAACCCGTCTTGACCAGCAGTTCGCATCTACTGATGCGGTCCTAACTGACATTCTGCCTTACCTGCAGGAATTCCCAGCAGCAGACTATGGCGTGCAGGTGGAAGAACGCCTGACGCTTGCCCTGGCAGAACTCGAGCGATTAGAGGGTTTCCGGGACCGCACACGATCTGCACGTACGACCATCGAGGCAACCGCAGAATATTACACACAGACCATTCGTCAGTTGCTCGACATTGTTTCCGTCGTTGCCTCTCTCGCTGATGATGCAGAAATCAAAGGCCAGAGCATTGCCTATATGAGCCTCCTTGAGATCAAGGAGCGCGCTGGGCTGGAACGCGCAATGGGTGCCAAAGGCTATGGCGCAAAGGCATTTGACTCACTCACTCACACTGAGTTTGTGACGCTCATCGGCCAGCAAGATTCCTACATGGAAGTTTTTCGCGCCTATGCCTCGCCGGAGGCTGTCGCTTTCTACGATGAAACCCTCGTAGGCACGCAAGTTGACGATGTTGAATATTGGCGTGATATCGCAGTCGAAGCCGGCTACGACATGCTTTACGACGAGGTCACAGACATACAGTGGTATGACGGGATTTCGATGAAAATCGATCTCATCACCCAGGTTGAGGATTTTGCCTCCAAAGAGATGATCGCCACTGCAGATGGCGCCCTCAGCTCCGCCTGGATGGCTCTGCTCATCACATTGGCGAGTTCCATTGGATCTCTCGCCGTTGCCGGCGCTGCTTGTTATATCGTCGGTCGATCAATCACCAAACCGCTTGCCAATTTGCAGGACGTTATGGGTGAAGTGGCAGATGGTGCTTTTGATGTTCAAATTTCTGGCGCTGACCGTCGCGACGAAATCGGAGACATGGCACGCGCTGTTGAAGTCTTCCGTGACCAGGGTGCAGCTGCTGAGCGTTTAAAAGAAGAGCAGGAGCTAGCCGAAAAACGGGCCGCGGACGAGAAACGCGAAAGCCTCAACAAAATGGCGGACGACCTCGAATCTTCAATCGGTCAGATGATTGACGGTCTAACTGCATCTTCAACTGAACTGGAAACCACCGCCCGCTCCATGAGCGAGTTGGCAGGTACAACGAATGAAGAAGCAATTTCCGTGAGCAATGCCAGCACCGGAGCGACGCAAAATGTCGAAACGGTAGCTTCTGCGGCAACGCAATTGTCCAACGCCATTGGCGAGGTAACAGAGCAAATCTCCTTGTCAGCTGCTCTGACGCAGGAATCGCGCGAAGCTTCTGAACAGACAGATGTGCAGATGAAAAACCTTTCTGAAGCAGCAAACCGCATCGGCTCTGTGATGGAACTCATCCAGGAAATAGCAGAGCAGACCAACTTGCTGGCACTGAACGCCACCATTGAGGCTGCCCGTGCAGGTGAAGCTGGCAAAGGCTTTGCTGTCGTTGCATCAGAGGTCAAAGACCTTGCCAATCAGACCGCCAAAGCTACCGGCGAAATTTCAGATCACGTCAACCGTGTACAGGAAGAAACCAAAACTGCCGCTGAAGCCATGACTGGCATCGCCAACAAGATCGGCGAAATCAATCAGGTTACATCAGCTGTATCTGCAGCGGTTGAGGAACAGAGCTCGGCCACGCAGGAAATCTCCCGCAGCGCAGAAGAAACAGCTGAGATGAACCGGAATGTCTCTTCAAGTGTGGACACTGTTCGCACCGCAGCGGAACAAACCGGCACGGCGGCTGATCAGGTGTTGAGTTCTGCAGAGGAGCTTTCCAAGACAGCTGAAGGCTTGCGCAAACAAGTCGGCGACTTTGTTTCGTCAATCCGCGCAGCTTAA
- the rnd gene encoding ribonuclease D, with translation MEIITTTAQLEAACGHLAKASYITVDTEFMRDSTYWPILCLIQVAGPRHEYIIDPLADGIDLARFYELMMDRNVIKVFHAARQDIEIFYHEAKAIPDPLFDSQVAAMVCGFGESVGYETLVRKLANGKVDKSSRFTDWSRRPLTDKQLNYAMADVTHLRKIYDVLARQIAENDRIAWVGEEMAILQNPETYALRPEAAWKRMKMRVKGRKSVGVLMEVAAWRERQAQERDTPRNRIMKDDALFELANQQPRDLKGLDNLRAVPRGFSNSRSAPSLLEAIQTGLSRNEADLPDIEDPRPLPSGIGPLVELLKVLLKMRSEEHNVAPKLIANVSDLEQIAAFKDADVKALSGWRNEIFGRDALALKNGELAISARGRQLKVTRIQTESLLS, from the coding sequence ATGGAAATTATTACGACAACGGCGCAGCTGGAAGCAGCCTGTGGCCACCTGGCGAAAGCCTCTTACATCACCGTCGACACTGAGTTTATGCGGGATTCGACCTATTGGCCGATTCTCTGCCTTATCCAGGTCGCTGGCCCCCGTCATGAATACATCATTGACCCGCTGGCCGACGGCATCGACCTCGCCCGCTTCTATGAGCTGATGATGGATCGAAATGTCATCAAGGTGTTTCACGCTGCACGCCAGGACATAGAAATCTTCTACCATGAGGCGAAAGCCATCCCTGATCCGCTGTTTGACAGTCAAGTAGCAGCTATGGTGTGCGGGTTTGGGGAGTCTGTTGGGTATGAAACCCTGGTCCGGAAGCTCGCCAACGGCAAAGTCGACAAATCCTCCCGGTTCACCGACTGGAGCCGCCGACCGCTTACCGACAAGCAATTGAACTACGCGATGGCTGATGTCACCCATCTGCGGAAGATCTATGACGTACTTGCCCGCCAGATCGCAGAGAATGATCGCATCGCGTGGGTCGGCGAAGAGATGGCCATCCTGCAAAACCCTGAGACATACGCTCTGAGGCCTGAAGCAGCATGGAAACGCATGAAAATGCGCGTGAAGGGCCGCAAGTCTGTCGGCGTGCTGATGGAGGTGGCCGCCTGGCGGGAGCGGCAGGCGCAAGAACGCGACACGCCGCGGAACCGTATTATGAAAGATGACGCCCTCTTCGAGCTGGCTAATCAGCAGCCCAGAGACCTCAAAGGGCTGGATAATCTGCGCGCGGTTCCCCGCGGCTTCTCTAACAGCCGATCTGCGCCAAGCCTACTCGAGGCAATCCAAACGGGCCTCAGCCGAAACGAAGCCGACTTGCCAGATATTGAAGACCCTCGCCCGCTGCCGTCAGGCATTGGACCTCTCGTAGAGCTTCTTAAAGTGCTACTGAAGATGCGGAGCGAAGAGCACAATGTGGCGCCCAAGCTGATTGCCAATGTGTCTGACCTAGAGCAGATCGCCGCATTTAAAGATGCCGACGTCAAAGCATTGTCTGGGTGGCGGAATGAAATTTTTGGCCGCGACGCCTTAGCCCTAAAGAATGGGGAATTGGCCATATCTGCACGCGGACGCCAATTGAAGGTCACCCGTATACAGACCGAAAGTTTGTTATCGTAA
- the aspS gene encoding aspartate--tRNA(Asp/Asn) ligase: MHPYRSHTCGELTKSNVDETVRLSGWVHRKRDHGGLLFIDLRDHYGLTQLVFDPDMGEGFKLAERVRAESVMRIDGPVVARSEDTVNANLPTGAIEILVKDAEILSQAQELPLPVFGEPEYPEDIRLRNRFLDLRRDGLHERIVLRSKLIRAMRNSMEDQGFLDYQTPILTASSPEGARDFLVPSRLHPGKFYALPQAPQQFKQLTMVAGFDRYYQIAACFRDEDARADRSAGEFYQLDVEMSFIEQDEVFAVMEKVAADTFGKFAGEMATPRVADKAPFIRIPYKESMLKYGNDKPDLRNPIEIVDITEFFTPDEVTFKAFKNVIAQGGIVRGIPAPGAGDRPRSFFDKLNDWARKDQGAAGLGYIVFEEVDGVLAGKGPIAKFFPADILQGMAAKASVKAGDALFFACDKEAAATALAGNARTRIGTELELIEKDVFRFCWITDYPIYEFDETEGKIDFSHNPFSMPVGGLEALNTQDPLDVMGQQYDLVCNGYELGSGAIRNADPDCMLKAFEIAGHAHEDTEKNFAGMLNAFRFGAPPHGGIALGVDRIVMLLADQANIREVTMYPMNQQAEDLLMGAPSEPANHQLRELHLRHIPPPEKK; this comes from the coding sequence ATGCACCCTTATCGCAGCCACACATGTGGCGAGCTCACCAAATCAAATGTCGACGAGACTGTGCGCCTATCAGGTTGGGTCCACCGGAAGCGTGATCACGGCGGTCTGCTGTTTATCGATTTGCGCGACCATTATGGTCTGACCCAGCTGGTGTTTGACCCTGATATGGGGGAGGGCTTTAAGCTGGCTGAGCGCGTGCGTGCTGAATCTGTCATGCGCATTGATGGTCCCGTCGTCGCCCGGTCTGAGGACACGGTGAACGCCAACCTGCCAACAGGTGCGATTGAGATCCTCGTAAAAGACGCTGAGATCCTGTCGCAAGCGCAAGAGCTTCCGCTGCCTGTTTTCGGTGAGCCTGAATATCCCGAAGACATTCGCCTGCGGAACAGATTCCTTGATCTGCGTCGCGATGGCCTTCACGAGCGCATCGTCTTGCGCTCCAAACTCATTCGCGCCATGCGCAATTCTATGGAAGATCAGGGCTTCCTTGACTACCAGACACCGATCCTGACGGCCTCGAGCCCCGAGGGTGCACGCGATTTCCTGGTACCGAGCCGTTTGCATCCCGGCAAATTCTATGCGCTGCCGCAAGCGCCGCAGCAGTTTAAGCAGCTGACCATGGTGGCTGGTTTTGACCGCTACTATCAGATCGCGGCCTGTTTCCGCGATGAGGATGCCCGCGCCGACCGCTCTGCAGGTGAGTTCTACCAGCTCGACGTCGAGATGAGCTTCATTGAGCAGGACGAAGTCTTTGCAGTGATGGAAAAAGTGGCCGCTGATACCTTCGGCAAGTTCGCCGGTGAGATGGCGACGCCACGTGTGGCCGACAAAGCGCCTTTCATTCGCATTCCATACAAAGAGTCGATGTTGAAATACGGCAATGACAAGCCGGATTTGCGCAACCCGATTGAAATCGTCGACATCACGGAGTTCTTCACCCCTGATGAAGTGACTTTCAAGGCATTCAAAAACGTGATTGCTCAGGGTGGCATTGTGCGCGGCATCCCGGCACCGGGAGCCGGAGATCGTCCACGCTCCTTCTTTGACAAGCTCAATGACTGGGCGCGGAAAGATCAGGGCGCGGCCGGCCTCGGCTACATCGTTTTCGAAGAAGTGGACGGCGTGCTGGCGGGCAAAGGCCCCATTGCCAAGTTCTTCCCCGCCGACATTCTGCAAGGCATGGCGGCAAAAGCGAGTGTCAAAGCTGGCGATGCGCTCTTCTTCGCCTGTGACAAGGAAGCCGCTGCGACAGCGCTAGCGGGCAACGCCCGGACCCGGATCGGAACCGAGCTTGAACTGATAGAGAAGGATGTTTTCCGTTTCTGTTGGATCACCGACTACCCGATCTACGAATTTGACGAGACGGAAGGCAAGATCGATTTCTCGCACAATCCGTTTTCAATGCCTGTAGGGGGGCTTGAAGCGCTTAACACGCAGGACCCTCTTGATGTGATGGGTCAGCAATACGACCTGGTCTGCAACGGCTATGAGCTGGGGTCAGGTGCGATCCGGAATGCAGATCCGGACTGCATGCTGAAGGCATTTGAGATCGCGGGCCACGCACATGAAGATACAGAGAAGAACTTTGCGGGCATGCTGAATGCCTTCCGTTTTGGCGCGCCGCCTCACGGAGGAATTGCGCTGGGTGTGGACCGTATTGTGATGCTGTTGGCTGATCAGGCGAACATTCGCGAAGTGACCATGTATCCAATGAACCAGCAGGCAGAAGACCTGCTGATGGGGGCTCCCTCAGAGCCGGCCAATCATCAGCTGCGCGAGCTTCATCTCCGTCACATTCCACCGCCGGAAAAAAAGTAA
- a CDS encoding PAS domain protein: MALADLWYRTRDSLGVRAPHKTDLPLRDLARFMPNLALVRFDTDGRAKYELFGTKLVELAGVDLTGHYLDETFTPEAQAQRNAGMADFSATAGPDALRARWSVGQATTTSGRVVQVEDLALPYFDGRESEMRHMNFASILGTLDFGEGMSGFVEADEMIWFDAALARPAWLYMSQPETLAAASS, translated from the coding sequence ATGGCTCTTGCCGATCTGTGGTATCGCACGCGCGATAGCTTAGGCGTTCGCGCACCTCATAAGACGGACCTGCCGCTCAGGGACCTTGCCCGCTTCATGCCCAACCTAGCGCTGGTCCGGTTCGACACGGACGGGCGTGCAAAGTACGAGCTTTTCGGCACCAAACTTGTCGAGCTCGCAGGTGTCGACCTCACCGGCCATTATCTGGATGAGACGTTTACGCCAGAAGCCCAGGCGCAGCGTAATGCTGGTATGGCCGACTTCAGTGCGACAGCAGGACCGGACGCGCTCCGTGCACGCTGGTCTGTCGGTCAAGCCACCACCACCAGCGGCCGTGTGGTCCAGGTGGAAGACCTGGCACTGCCCTATTTCGACGGGCGGGAGTCCGAGATGCGCCACATGAACTTTGCATCCATTCTGGGCACGCTGGATTTTGGTGAAGGGATGTCCGGCTTTGTTGAAGCTGATGAGATGATCTGGTTTGACGCAGCACTGGCACGTCCCGCCTGGCTTTACATGAGCCAGCCGGAAACACTGGCCGCTGCATCCAGCTAA
- a CDS encoding hypothetical protein (domain of unknown function (DUF4188)) encodes MSSIIPQRMTAEIDGDFVVFLIGMRINKWWLPHKWVPVSRAMFRMLKELENSASDDTGFLGVERAGSVFIQYWRSFDHLETYARAGDHEHWPAWARFNALLGKTRGDVGIWHETYLVKAGSYENVYSGMPPFGLGKAMEPQGGLVPATGSREAARDRLRSQ; translated from the coding sequence ATGTCCTCCATCATCCCCCAACGCATGACCGCCGAAATTGACGGTGATTTTGTCGTCTTTCTGATTGGCATGCGGATCAATAAATGGTGGCTGCCGCACAAATGGGTGCCGGTGTCGCGCGCCATGTTCCGCATGCTGAAAGAGCTGGAGAATTCAGCATCCGACGATACTGGGTTCCTGGGGGTCGAGCGCGCCGGAAGCGTTTTCATTCAATATTGGCGTTCTTTCGATCATCTGGAAACCTATGCCCGCGCAGGTGACCATGAGCACTGGCCTGCCTGGGCCCGGTTTAACGCGCTTCTTGGCAAGACCCGGGGGGATGTGGGGATCTGGCATGAAACCTATCTCGTCAAAGCGGGCTCTTACGAAAACGTTTATAGCGGCATGCCACCATTCGGGCTTGGCAAAGCCATGGAGCCGCAAGGGGGACTGGTGCCCGCCACCGGCTCGCGAGAGGCCGCCCGGGACCGACTTCGCTCCCAATAG
- a CDS encoding hypothetical protein (domain of unknown function (DUF4437)), whose translation MTSITRFAFALLALSSFSGAALAGHHEAGEQNAPAAEASEAGFIAQAADEIGLQRVPGLEGLTAAILYGNPDEPGPYVIRVRFDKDVRSPPHSHNQDRFITVIEGTWHFGVGASGRCEGTTPLPAGSFAFHPKGELHYDGSCGEPVTVEIRGQGPVSTDFIQFN comes from the coding sequence ATGACGTCAATCACACGTTTTGCTTTTGCTCTCCTCGCCCTGTCCAGCTTCTCAGGCGCCGCTCTTGCGGGTCATCATGAGGCAGGTGAGCAGAATGCACCGGCAGCTGAGGCCAGCGAGGCCGGTTTCATTGCGCAGGCCGCTGACGAGATTGGGCTTCAGCGCGTGCCGGGGCTCGAAGGACTTACCGCTGCTATTCTTTATGGCAATCCGGACGAGCCTGGCCCCTATGTCATCCGGGTGCGGTTCGACAAAGACGTGCGCAGCCCGCCCCACTCCCACAATCAGGATCGCTTTATCACCGTGATTGAGGGTACATGGCATTTTGGTGTGGGGGCCTCAGGTCGTTGCGAAGGTACCACGCCCCTACCCGCCGGGAGTTTCGCGTTTCATCCCAAAGGAGAACTGCATTATGACGGGTCCTGTGGTGAGCCGGTGACCGTGGAGATTCGCGGCCAAGGGCCTGTTTCCACGGACTTCATCCAGTTCAACTAA
- a CDS encoding glutathione-dependent formaldehyde-activating enzyme, whose translation MTIEGNCTCGRVQYEIHGTLQDLAYCHCSVCRRTLGAAFGTYARVVAEKFTWVAGEKSVQAYESSPSVYRCACGSCGSPLGARAEDGSLSWVTLGTVSGDPGVRPAAHLFVGSKAPWYEITDDLPQFDEWPPESSVFFAQFW comes from the coding sequence ATGACCATCGAAGGGAATTGCACGTGTGGACGCGTGCAATATGAAATCCACGGCACGCTTCAGGATCTCGCTTATTGTCACTGTTCCGTCTGCCGTCGCACGTTGGGCGCGGCGTTCGGAACCTATGCACGGGTGGTAGCCGAGAAGTTCACCTGGGTGGCGGGTGAAAAGTCTGTACAAGCTTATGAATCATCTCCGAGCGTTTATCGGTGCGCCTGCGGAAGCTGTGGCTCGCCCTTGGGCGCCAGAGCCGAGGATGGGAGCTTAAGCTGGGTTACCCTCGGAACTGTTTCAGGGGACCCCGGCGTGCGGCCGGCAGCACATCTCTTTGTCGGGTCGAAAGCACCCTGGTACGAGATCACGGACGACCTGCCCCAGTTCGATGAATGGCCACCTGAATCGTCCGTGTTCTTCGCGCAGTTTTGGTGA
- a CDS encoding hypothetical protein (domain of unknown function (DUF1330)) has protein sequence MSETPKGYWIAHATVTDQAKYDEYRAGVAAPFEKYGAKFLARGGDFEVVEGTSKERHILVEFPSVEAAKECFHSPEYQAAKAKRKGASENDVIIVEGA, from the coding sequence ATGAGTGAGACCCCCAAAGGATATTGGATCGCCCACGCCACTGTCACCGATCAGGCCAAATATGACGAGTACCGTGCCGGCGTCGCTGCGCCATTTGAGAAATATGGCGCGAAGTTCCTCGCCCGCGGTGGCGACTTTGAGGTGGTGGAAGGCACCTCTAAAGAGCGGCACATCCTCGTCGAGTTCCCAAGTGTGGAAGCCGCCAAGGAATGTTTCCATTCGCCGGAATATCAGGCCGCCAAAGCCAAGCGCAAAGGTGCTTCAGAGAATGACGTGATCATTGTCGAGGGCGCGTGA
- a CDS encoding helix-turn-helix protein — MVTTKAKKTRVANTIRRLRFDHDEMTQKELAERVGVTRQTIVAIEKAAYSPSLELAFLIAREFNRPLEEVFTFEEA, encoded by the coding sequence ATGGTGACGACCAAAGCCAAGAAGACCCGCGTCGCGAACACTATTCGCCGCCTGCGGTTTGATCATGATGAGATGACCCAGAAAGAATTGGCAGAGCGCGTTGGCGTTACCCGGCAGACCATTGTGGCGATTGAGAAGGCGGCCTATTCACCCTCGCTGGAACTCGCCTTCCTGATAGCTCGCGAGTTCAACCGCCCCCTGGAGGAGGTATTCACGTTCGAAGAAGCGTGA
- a CDS encoding putative HTH-type transcriptional regulator, whose protein sequence is MPHRTPSTHRSTCPLASTLDFIGDKWSLLVIRDLVYFGRCTFKKFQDAAERVPAKTLADRLKKLEALGIIAKHPYQTRPLRHEYELTEKGLALIPALKALTLWGQAHIDATETIVEVKDGVQKMTRPVSVDLAWLDVS, encoded by the coding sequence ATGCCGCATCGGACCCCGAGTACCCATAGATCGACCTGCCCGCTTGCGAGCACACTCGACTTTATCGGTGACAAATGGAGCCTCCTGGTCATTCGTGACCTGGTCTATTTTGGAAGATGCACCTTCAAGAAATTTCAGGATGCAGCTGAGAGGGTTCCGGCCAAAACACTTGCGGACCGTCTGAAAAAACTGGAGGCGCTAGGGATCATCGCCAAACACCCCTATCAAACGCGACCGCTCCGCCATGAGTATGAATTGACGGAAAAAGGACTGGCGCTCATTCCTGCTCTCAAAGCTCTGACACTATGGGGGCAGGCGCATATCGACGCGACAGAGACAATCGTTGAAGTTAAAGACGGTGTTCAAAAGATGACCCGGCCTGTCTCAGTTGACCTTGCTTGGTTAGACGTATCCTAA
- a CDS encoding putative zinc-binding alcohol dehydrogenase has protein sequence MRSLFFEEVNRLGWRDVPAPTIQADHEVLVSTIAASACYVDTMIISGNSPFEPPFALGHESVARIVDLGDAVEGLEVGDIVSVPYHRTCGVCPSCRGRNPLNCHEKNVPIVATYGMPDGSDFGGMFSESYRVPYASHALVKIPKSVDPLAAVAAGDTLSDAWSTTVPHIQKKPDARVLITSNAGYGLYAAQWALAAGACQVTYVDDDPVRLSVAKDIGAETLIWSESLEVPPVYDVIINERQGEQSLRFCLLAAAYGAVVENVVIYLEDVSIPIEAMHYSGVTLRSTFSPTRNFLPDVVAELEAGTINPRAIESEIIQLDDAPERLVLPSHKPIVIFDESILEAVSA, from the coding sequence ATGCGGAGCCTATTTTTTGAAGAAGTGAATAGATTGGGATGGCGCGATGTGCCCGCGCCGACCATCCAGGCAGATCATGAAGTTCTCGTATCCACCATCGCTGCGAGCGCGTGTTACGTCGACACGATGATCATCTCAGGCAACAGTCCGTTTGAACCACCCTTCGCGCTTGGACACGAGTCTGTCGCCAGGATAGTGGACTTGGGTGACGCGGTTGAGGGACTAGAGGTTGGCGACATTGTTTCCGTTCCCTATCACAGAACCTGCGGGGTCTGTCCGTCCTGTCGGGGTAGAAACCCGCTGAATTGCCACGAAAAAAATGTGCCCATTGTCGCGACTTATGGAATGCCAGATGGGTCTGATTTTGGAGGCATGTTCTCCGAGAGCTATCGAGTTCCCTATGCGTCCCATGCATTGGTGAAAATACCGAAAAGCGTAGACCCACTCGCCGCGGTGGCAGCGGGCGATACTCTAAGCGATGCGTGGAGCACGACCGTACCACACATTCAAAAGAAACCTGATGCAAGAGTTCTGATTACGAGCAACGCAGGATACGGACTATACGCTGCGCAGTGGGCTTTGGCCGCAGGGGCCTGCCAAGTCACTTATGTGGATGATGACCCTGTTCGTTTGTCTGTTGCAAAAGACATTGGGGCTGAAACTCTCATCTGGTCGGAAAGCCTCGAAGTTCCCCCTGTCTATGATGTGATCATCAACGAAAGACAGGGCGAGCAGTCCCTGAGGTTTTGTTTGCTCGCAGCGGCCTATGGGGCCGTTGTCGAAAATGTGGTGATTTATCTTGAGGATGTTTCGATCCCAATCGAGGCAATGCACTATTCCGGTGTGACATTGAGATCCACTTTTAGTCCCACGAGAAACTTCCTGCCGGATGTCGTCGCGGAACTAGAGGCGGGCACGATCAACCCTCGCGCAATTGAGTCTGAAATAATCCAGCTGGATGACGCACCAGAGCGATTGGTTTTGCCCAGTCACAAACCAATCGTCATTTTTGATGAATCTATTTTGGAAGCGGTTTCCGCGTGA
- the yibF gene encoding putative GST-like protein YibF: MILFGNHASPFTRKCRVLAAELGIVDQIAFQDPGHLSPVQANRSLVKLNPLGKIPVLQLKDGCTLYDSRVICEYLNAVADGDLFPAETGRRWRALHLQALTDGLMDAALILRYELTFRDEEATWGSWIDRQLERIRASVECMNREISTFCEHITIGEISAACALGYLDFRFTELMWRSDNPELASWFEMFSRRPSMTSTLPDPTQPNPNQPKPTQTNPNQPKPTQKIKG; this comes from the coding sequence GTGATTTTATTTGGAAACCACGCCTCACCCTTTACGCGCAAATGTAGAGTGCTTGCTGCAGAGCTCGGTATAGTCGATCAGATCGCGTTCCAAGACCCAGGGCACTTATCGCCGGTTCAGGCCAATCGAAGCCTCGTCAAGCTGAACCCGTTGGGCAAGATTCCGGTCCTTCAGTTGAAAGACGGGTGCACGCTGTACGATTCCAGAGTGATCTGTGAGTATTTAAATGCAGTGGCTGATGGAGACTTGTTTCCTGCAGAAACGGGGAGGCGATGGCGTGCACTTCATCTGCAGGCACTGACAGACGGCCTCATGGATGCAGCCTTGATCCTGCGATATGAACTCACGTTTCGTGACGAAGAGGCAACGTGGGGCAGCTGGATCGACCGGCAGCTAGAGCGTATTCGGGCATCTGTTGAGTGCATGAATAGAGAGATCTCAACCTTCTGCGAACACATCACAATTGGCGAGATCAGTGCGGCATGTGCGCTTGGCTATCTAGATTTCAGATTTACAGAGCTGATGTGGCGTTCGGATAATCCTGAGCTCGCAAGTTGGTTTGAGATGTTCTCAAGAAGGCCATCGATGACGTCGACGCTACCCGACCCAACCCAACCCAACCCAAACCAACCCAAACCAACCCAAACCAACCCAAACCAACCCAAACCAACCCAGAAAATTAAAGGATGA
- a CDS encoding thioesterase superfamily protein, giving the protein MNLEEMSGLELMKFAITLPGNMGDQGIAGVIPMKIVEAEEGSVIFQAKADDRHSNPLGAVHGGFAATVLDSATGCAVHTMLPAGVGYGTVDLNVKMLRPVPYNEALTASAKVIDQTKSMVIADGVLEDAAGRAYAYATATCRIIESRKTG; this is encoded by the coding sequence ATGAACTTAGAAGAAATGTCGGGCCTTGAGCTTATGAAATTCGCGATCACACTGCCCGGTAATATGGGCGATCAAGGAATAGCCGGCGTTATTCCGATGAAGATTGTGGAAGCCGAAGAGGGGAGTGTGATTTTCCAGGCAAAGGCAGATGATCGGCACAGCAATCCACTAGGCGCAGTACATGGTGGTTTCGCGGCGACAGTGCTGGACTCAGCAACAGGTTGCGCTGTTCATACGATGTTACCTGCGGGCGTCGGATATGGCACCGTCGATTTGAATGTAAAAATGCTGAGGCCGGTTCCGTACAACGAGGCGCTGACAGCATCCGCAAAAGTCATTGACCAAACCAAGAGTATGGTGATCGCTGACGGAGTCCTCGAAGATGCCGCCGGGCGGGCATATGCGTATGCAACCGCAACATGCCGGATCATTGAAAGTCGCAAAACGGGGTAA